In bacterium, a single genomic region encodes these proteins:
- a CDS encoding DUF4832 domain-containing protein, whose protein sequence is MMQKSPFRNTILFLIFLSASLISLPACGRGGRTIAVPSFDEPPTIVTVRPVEISDVLYNPGMGFADFHFGFGNPPPPIEYPPQTVAYFRWTWDELEPSEGQYNFGLVDNVIQRAQAKGETLAFRVMTVYKGSVPKWVLDKGVDSVVAGGGIFPDHNNPVFLDYHRRLIKAFGDRYAGKPGIDHVDIGSVGCWGEWNTACCPGVEELCRQFFPTAAHQLLITDWYFQYFPGTPLVMLVDGPIEYAASKGAGWRGDCFGDYGVWSPTWNHMDNVYDPTARSPVVGNVWKVAPVVFEVCGVMQGWYKRGFDIDLILKKGVEWHMTVINAKSSAVPAAWRSKVDEFQKKIGYRFVLREMTHNEKARPGESLLIRSLWENKGVAPIYHPWPLAYRLRSSTDRVVATWKSTENLMSWLPGIHEIEEVVSIPVGVPAAKYALEVAILSEDANAAHVELAIVGKRPDKWYSISEVTIQN, encoded by the coding sequence ATGATGCAGAAATCGCCTTTCCGGAACACCATCCTTTTTCTGATCTTCCTATCGGCGTCACTCATTTCCCTTCCTGCCTGCGGGAGGGGTGGAAGGACGATTGCAGTTCCCTCATTCGATGAACCGCCAACAATCGTAACCGTTCGACCGGTCGAGATCAGCGATGTCCTTTACAATCCGGGTATGGGATTCGCGGATTTCCATTTTGGTTTTGGAAATCCGCCCCCACCGATCGAATATCCCCCTCAGACCGTCGCCTATTTTCGCTGGACATGGGACGAACTCGAACCATCCGAAGGGCAGTACAACTTCGGTTTGGTGGATAACGTAATCCAACGGGCACAGGCCAAGGGTGAAACCCTCGCATTCCGCGTCATGACCGTGTATAAAGGCTCGGTTCCGAAGTGGGTACTCGATAAAGGTGTTGATAGCGTCGTGGCAGGCGGGGGCATCTTCCCGGATCACAACAACCCCGTGTTCCTCGATTACCACAGGCGGCTCATCAAAGCGTTTGGAGATCGCTATGCAGGTAAACCAGGGATCGATCACGTCGACATCGGTTCGGTAGGTTGTTGGGGGGAGTGGAACACCGCCTGCTGTCCGGGGGTGGAGGAACTCTGCCGACAATTCTTCCCGACCGCCGCCCACCAGTTGCTCATCACTGACTGGTATTTCCAATACTTCCCGGGCACACCGCTCGTAATGCTCGTCGATGGCCCCATCGAGTACGCCGCCTCCAAGGGAGCTGGCTGGCGCGGGGACTGCTTCGGGGACTACGGTGTATGGAGCCCGACTTGGAACCACATGGACAATGTTTATGATCCGACTGCCCGGAGCCCGGTAGTTGGCAATGTGTGGAAAGTCGCCCCTGTGGTGTTCGAGGTTTGTGGCGTCATGCAAGGCTGGTACAAACGAGGCTTTGACATCGACCTGATCCTCAAGAAGGGAGTGGAATGGCACATGACGGTGATCAACGCCAAGTCTTCGGCCGTACCGGCCGCGTGGCGATCGAAGGTCGACGAGTTTCAGAAAAAAATCGGGTACCGGTTCGTGCTACGGGAGATGACACATAACGAAAAAGCGCGTCCTGGCGAATCCCTCCTCATTCGATCACTGTGGGAAAACAAGGGAGTGGCGCCCATCTATCATCCCTGGCCGCTTGCGTACCGACTCAGGTCGAGCACCGATCGCGTGGTTGCAACCTGGAAAAGCACGGAGAATCTCATGAGTTGGCTTCCCGGGATCCACGAGATTGAAGAGGTCGTGTCGATACCTGTTGGTGTTCCGGCCGCGAAGTATGCCCTGGAGGTGGCCATCTTGTCCGAAGACGCCAACGCTGCTCACGTGGAGCTCGCAATCGTCGGCAAACGTCCGGACAAGTGGTATTCCATCTCGGAAGTGACGATCCAAAACTGA
- a CDS encoding nucleotidyltransferase family protein: MELSGEDWDGLLRKSARHHVAPLLYHRLTAFHPGVRVPAEILRKLRNGYLQSAGRNTHLYHDLGKILGRLQQHGIPVIALKGAHLAIAAYRNIALRPMADIDLLVHQRDLPGVQAVLVELGYAASKGEIFSAHEQLPAYRKKDSICVEVHFNITEPPFSCRVDVDKLFDRARPFLIEGTAALSLCPEDILIHLCMHASYHHGFDNGILPLFDIATVVEHYEGEIDWGEVFRRSEEWGVAKCVCLTLSLAETVAGVSIPGKSRVGMDVCSDDFNAKTAAEELLFGQGTRIMPNLARLFGNSGLREKASHFLCRAFPPKNTMSDMNPGKKNPFSFCLLYYYRIKGLLNRHGQTAWKLLLRDNEMSALAGLENRRNALKDWLIQ; encoded by the coding sequence GTGGAGCTGTCCGGCGAGGATTGGGACGGTCTTCTTCGGAAATCGGCCCGGCACCACGTCGCCCCCTTGCTGTACCATCGCCTGACCGCATTCCATCCGGGAGTACGGGTTCCTGCGGAGATTCTCCGGAAACTACGGAACGGCTATCTTCAAAGCGCCGGCAGGAATACGCACCTGTACCATGATTTGGGCAAAATCCTGGGAAGGTTGCAGCAGCACGGTATCCCGGTGATCGCGCTCAAGGGGGCGCACCTGGCCATCGCCGCGTATCGGAATATCGCCCTGCGACCGATGGCGGATATAGACCTGTTGGTGCATCAGCGGGATCTGCCGGGAGTGCAGGCGGTCCTGGTCGAACTGGGCTACGCAGCTTCAAAAGGAGAGATCTTCTCTGCGCACGAGCAGTTGCCGGCGTACCGGAAAAAGGATTCGATTTGCGTTGAAGTCCATTTCAACATTACGGAGCCGCCGTTTTCCTGTCGCGTCGATGTCGATAAATTGTTCGACAGGGCACGGCCGTTCCTTATCGAAGGGACTGCGGCGTTATCGTTGTGCCCGGAGGATATCCTGATCCATCTCTGCATGCATGCAAGTTACCATCACGGATTCGACAACGGGATCCTGCCATTGTTCGATATCGCAACGGTCGTCGAGCATTACGAAGGAGAGATCGATTGGGGGGAAGTTTTCCGCAGGAGCGAGGAGTGGGGCGTGGCAAAGTGTGTTTGCCTGACGTTATCGCTGGCGGAAACCGTTGCGGGAGTGTCGATTCCGGGGAAATCAAGGGTGGGGATGGATGTTTGCAGCGATGATTTCAACGCCAAGACGGCGGCCGAGGAATTGCTCTTCGGACAAGGGACACGGATCATGCCGAACCTTGCGAGGTTATTTGGAAATAGCGGCCTGCGCGAAAAAGCGAGTCATTTCCTGTGCCGTGCTTTCCCACCCAAAAACACAATGTCGGATATGAATCCAGGCAAAAAAAATCCGTTCTCCTTCTGCTTGTTGTATTATTATCGCATCAAGGGCCTCTTGAACAGGCATGGGCAAACGGCATGGAAATTACTGCTGCGTGACAACGAGATGTCGGCGTTAGCGGGATTGGAAAACCGGAGGAACGCACTGAAAGACTGGCTCATTCAATGA
- a CDS encoding PEP-CTERM sorting domain-containing protein — protein sequence MRKYLVVVLVAAVMVGAFAGIGQAAVIFADSASGSGLSNASALMGAPDGNFTTMDPKAVAYLSFGGYFQNQVGADFALYFANPQITEPVVFVSARQLGGTWVDMPLIAGVGTLRGYDLGGAAGVSYDMIALRWDNSLPLLNGIDTCGVKNLFGGTGPIAPVAPVPEPGTMMLLGSGLVGLAAYGRKKFRK from the coding sequence ATGAGAAAGTACCTGGTGGTTGTGCTCGTGGCGGCTGTGATGGTGGGAGCTTTTGCCGGGATCGGGCAAGCGGCGGTGATTTTTGCGGATTCGGCCTCCGGCAGCGGATTGTCGAATGCGTCCGCGCTTATGGGCGCTCCCGACGGCAATTTCACAACGATGGACCCGAAAGCCGTTGCTTATCTCAGCTTTGGGGGGTATTTTCAGAATCAGGTTGGCGCTGATTTCGCGCTTTACTTCGCCAATCCACAAATCACCGAGCCGGTGGTCTTCGTGTCCGCGCGGCAATTGGGCGGTACTTGGGTAGATATGCCTCTTATCGCTGGAGTAGGGACGCTCAGGGGCTACGATCTTGGCGGGGCCGCGGGTGTTTCCTACGACATGATCGCACTCCGGTGGGATAACTCCTTGCCTCTTCTGAACGGAATTGACACATGCGGCGTGAAGAATCTGTTCGGGGGAACGGGTCCCATTGCTCCCGTGGCGCCGGTCCCGGAACCCGGGACGATGATGCTCCTCGGGTCGGGGTTGGTCGGTCTGGCAGCCTACGGCCGAAAGAAGTTTCGCAAGTAA
- a CDS encoding ABC transporter ATP-binding protein, whose product MASGVLLVAQGVLPLLPLYLMKLIVDAVAAGLASPDKGVAFRQVMLLVVLMGAATLVASLFRSIGGLVGEAQAQAVTDHMNDVLHSKSVDVDLEYYESARYYDTLHRAQREAPYRPTHLVNGLAQIGQNGISLLAMAALLFLFHWIVAAVLFVAVIPGIAVRLWYADRMYRWARERTPTERHAGYLNWMLTGSGHAKEIRLFDLGPLFMRRFRDFRRILRGERLGIAVRRSVAELAAQTGATVAIFGSLGFIAYRTVQGAGSLGDMVMYYQAFQRGQGFLQEMLTGVAGIYEDNLFLSNMNEFLDLKRKVVEPALSCPVPRPMQSGIVLDHVSFQYPEDARKVLEDVSLTIRPGEVVALVGENGSGKTTLVKLLCRLYDTTGGTITMDGVDLRRFETSALRREFSVLFQDFAQYQLTARENIWLGNTVNPPDQDKIIAAARDSGADDVIRKLPKGYDTVLGKMFEEGEELSIGEWQKVALSRAFLRDAQILVLDEPTSSMDAKAEYAVFQNIRKLISGRTAILISHRFSTVRMADRIYVLQGGRIIEGGTHDELIRIGGTYAHLFETQARQYR is encoded by the coding sequence GTGGCGAGCGGAGTTCTCCTCGTGGCGCAAGGGGTCCTGCCGCTGTTGCCGCTGTACCTGATGAAGTTGATCGTCGACGCGGTAGCCGCCGGATTGGCGTCACCTGACAAGGGGGTCGCTTTTCGACAGGTGATGTTGCTCGTGGTCCTGATGGGGGCCGCTACATTGGTCGCCTCCTTGTTCCGCTCGATCGGAGGGCTGGTCGGCGAAGCACAGGCCCAGGCGGTCACCGACCACATGAACGACGTCCTGCACTCCAAGTCCGTCGATGTGGACCTGGAGTATTACGAGAGCGCACGATATTACGACACGCTCCATCGTGCCCAGCGGGAGGCCCCCTACCGGCCGACCCACCTCGTGAACGGCCTGGCGCAGATCGGCCAGAACGGGATCTCCCTGCTGGCGATGGCGGCGCTGCTCTTTCTGTTCCACTGGATCGTTGCAGCCGTCCTGTTCGTCGCCGTCATTCCCGGGATCGCCGTGCGATTGTGGTACGCGGACAGGATGTACCGTTGGGCACGGGAACGGACGCCGACGGAGCGGCACGCAGGCTACCTCAACTGGATGCTCACCGGCAGCGGACATGCCAAGGAAATCCGACTGTTCGATCTTGGCCCCCTCTTCATGCGGCGCTTTCGCGATTTCCGCCGGATCCTTCGGGGGGAGCGGCTGGGCATCGCGGTCCGGCGTTCCGTCGCCGAATTGGCGGCGCAGACCGGCGCCACCGTGGCGATCTTCGGTTCCCTGGGATTCATCGCCTACCGGACGGTGCAGGGAGCGGGCTCATTGGGTGACATGGTGATGTATTACCAGGCATTCCAGCGCGGGCAGGGATTTCTTCAGGAGATGCTGACGGGCGTGGCGGGGATCTACGAAGACAACTTGTTCCTGTCCAACATGAATGAATTCCTCGACCTGAAACGGAAGGTCGTCGAACCGGCGCTTTCCTGTCCTGTTCCACGTCCGATGCAATCCGGGATCGTGTTGGACCACGTCAGTTTTCAATATCCCGAGGACGCGCGGAAGGTGCTCGAGGATGTGTCCCTTACGATTCGTCCTGGTGAGGTAGTGGCGCTGGTGGGGGAGAACGGCTCGGGAAAAACGACGCTGGTCAAATTACTGTGCCGTTTGTACGACACGACCGGCGGGACGATCACCATGGACGGGGTTGATCTGCGCCGGTTTGAAACCTCGGCGCTGCGACGCGAATTTTCCGTCCTTTTCCAGGATTTCGCACAATACCAACTGACGGCCCGGGAAAACATCTGGCTCGGGAATACCGTTAATCCTCCCGACCAGGACAAGATCATCGCCGCGGCGCGCGACTCGGGGGCGGACGACGTCATCCGCAAGTTGCCCAAGGGCTACGATACGGTCCTCGGCAAGATGTTCGAGGAGGGAGAGGAACTGAGCATCGGCGAGTGGCAGAAAGTGGCATTATCCCGTGCATTCCTGCGGGACGCGCAGATCCTTGTCCTGGATGAACCGACCAGTTCGATGGACGCCAAGGCGGAGTATGCGGTATTTCAGAATATCCGCAAGCTCATCTCCGGCCGCACGGCCATCCTGATCAGCCACCGATTTTCCACCGTCCGGATGGCGGACCGCATCTACGTCCTGCAGGGCGGAAGGATTATCGAAGGGGGAACCCACGACGAGTTGATTCGAATCGGCGGAACGTATGCGCACCTGTTCGAAACCCAGGCCCGGCAGTACCGATGA
- a CDS encoding ATP-binding protein — protein sequence MIHIEKAILSSFRAGIVAIRSDGTVSYINPIGAKILEGCSLREGENIHPRAAENVFFRVLSEALSMNYLPTRVEAELPGRDGERQSLGFTLAVLKESDGKSGICAFFKDLTHVEMAEESENLKERLLMLGQMAAGLAHEIRNPIASIGVHASILRSHLSGNEKLLSSVKMMSLEIEKVDYIIRECLNFVRPTELDLRQVRVDKLLDEVVGRMIALHPGMNFSIKHTGNGDLKVDADAALLEQVLTNILDNAADACHGKGIVTVYVGTSRHFTDTIRLNRQVGLILPPGHAGKEEEFVRIHIRDNGPGIPSEIQDRIFVPFFTTKKAGTGIGLSLAQKIVHAHGGVLDMNSEVGKGTEFIIKIPMRHGSGR from the coding sequence TTGATCCACATCGAGAAGGCCATCCTGTCCAGTTTCCGCGCCGGGATCGTTGCGATCCGGTCGGACGGGACAGTATCCTACATCAACCCGATCGGTGCGAAGATCCTGGAAGGCTGTTCCCTCCGGGAAGGGGAGAACATCCATCCCCGGGCGGCGGAGAACGTCTTCTTCCGGGTGTTAAGCGAAGCCCTTTCGATGAATTACCTGCCCACCCGCGTTGAAGCGGAATTGCCCGGGAGGGACGGAGAACGGCAAAGTCTCGGGTTCACGCTCGCGGTATTGAAAGAAAGCGATGGCAAGTCCGGAATCTGCGCCTTTTTCAAGGACTTGACCCACGTGGAGATGGCCGAGGAAAGCGAAAATCTGAAGGAGCGGCTCCTGATGCTCGGGCAGATGGCGGCGGGGCTTGCGCACGAGATCCGCAATCCCATCGCAAGCATCGGAGTTCACGCCAGTATCCTGCGTTCCCATCTATCCGGGAACGAAAAACTTCTATCCTCGGTCAAAATGATGTCCCTGGAGATCGAGAAGGTGGATTACATCATCCGGGAATGCCTGAACTTCGTACGGCCCACGGAGTTGGATCTCCGGCAGGTACGTGTGGATAAACTTCTTGATGAAGTCGTCGGGAGAATGATCGCCCTCCATCCTGGGATGAATTTTTCGATAAAACATACGGGAAACGGTGACCTTAAGGTGGATGCGGACGCCGCCCTTCTTGAACAGGTGTTGACGAACATCCTGGACAATGCGGCGGATGCCTGCCACGGAAAGGGAATCGTTACGGTCTACGTGGGGACATCCCGGCACTTCACAGACACGATTCGGCTCAACCGACAGGTGGGATTGATCCTCCCCCCAGGCCATGCGGGGAAGGAGGAGGAGTTCGTCCGGATCCACATCCGCGACAACGGACCCGGGATCCCATCGGAGATACAGGACCGGATCTTCGTCCCGTTCTTCACCACGAAAAAAGCCGGGACCGGGATCGGCCTTTCGCTGGCCCAGAAGATCGTGCACGCGCACGGGGGGGTCCTCGACATGAACAGCGAAGTCGGAAAAGGGACCGAATTCATCATCAAGATCCCGATGAGGCACGGCAGTGGCCGATAG
- the scmC gene encoding SynChlorMet cassette protein ScmC, translated as MERIMSGLLPRGTQYGLALADGSIWYIAAGDAVAVPVISWLAEVMGLCVASPANSSFNGVVRHLIVSVKDQDPESFQRAPFAPLTLDGGGIVRCDLPRIHEYESMYLHAIRISTIVARETQIRGGILLHGALAVRDGMGVILAAPGGTGKTTASDRLPGPWRSLCDDTTLVVPDPQGNYRAHPWPTWSRFLFGGSGDGSWDVQRAVPLCGIFFLSRANFDRAEPVGAGKALSLLVECAKQGSMIMARGLCKEETRVLHLERFDNLCSMVRVVPAFVLHISLTGVFWREIESALKLQSTKS; from the coding sequence ATGGAACGAATAATGAGTGGTTTGCTTCCGCGCGGAACGCAATACGGTCTTGCGCTGGCGGATGGGAGCATCTGGTACATCGCCGCCGGGGACGCGGTGGCCGTTCCGGTCATTTCATGGCTGGCCGAGGTGATGGGATTGTGCGTGGCAAGCCCGGCGAATTCGTCCTTTAACGGCGTAGTTCGGCATCTTATCGTGTCGGTGAAGGATCAAGATCCGGAATCATTTCAACGTGCACCCTTTGCTCCGTTGACGTTGGATGGCGGCGGGATCGTCCGATGTGACCTTCCAAGGATCCATGAATACGAAAGCATGTATTTGCATGCAATCCGGATATCGACAATCGTTGCCCGCGAGACGCAAATCCGGGGAGGAATCCTGTTGCACGGCGCTCTCGCGGTACGTGACGGGATGGGCGTGATCCTGGCGGCGCCGGGCGGGACCGGGAAGACCACCGCCAGCGATCGGCTGCCGGGACCCTGGCGCTCGCTGTGCGACGACACCACCCTTGTGGTTCCGGATCCGCAAGGGAACTACCGTGCTCACCCTTGGCCCACCTGGAGCCGGTTCCTCTTCGGAGGCTCCGGTGATGGAAGTTGGGACGTCCAACGCGCTGTCCCTCTGTGCGGGATCTTCTTCCTGTCCCGGGCGAACTTCGACCGCGCGGAGCCCGTGGGGGCCGGAAAAGCGCTCAGCCTGCTCGTGGAGTGCGCCAAGCAGGGATCGATGATCATGGCGCGCGGCTTGTGCAAGGAAGAAACGAGGGTCCTGCACCTGGAACGGTTTGACAACCTTTGCTCCATGGTCCGCGTCGTTCCGGCATTCGTTCTTCATATCAGCCTGACCGGAGTCTTCTGGCGGGAGATCGAGAGCGCGCTGAAGCTGCAATCAACGAAGTCTTGA
- the scmD gene encoding SynChlorMet cassette protein ScmD, producing MTETDRPIANPIVVLREEFDDWAVLFHPDTADAVGINPVGVAIWKRMDGKRSLGEIVSEIRNSFEGVPGVAFDEIAAFIAKLSESGFVGYELKNSR from the coding sequence ATGACCGAAACGGATCGGCCAATCGCCAATCCCATCGTCGTGCTCCGGGAGGAGTTCGACGATTGGGCCGTCCTCTTCCACCCCGATACGGCCGACGCCGTGGGTATCAATCCCGTGGGGGTCGCGATCTGGAAACGGATGGACGGGAAGAGAAGCCTCGGGGAAATCGTTTCGGAGATTCGCAACAGCTTTGAAGGGGTTCCGGGCGTAGCGTTCGACGAGATCGCCGCGTTTATCGCCAAGCTGTCCGAAAGCGGTTTCGTGGGGTATGAACTGAAGAACAGCCGCTGA
- a CDS encoding S26 family signal peptidase, translating into MRQAGVDPENVHGDGAGATIFAAYGGPSMNPTLRGPEMMEIVPYGNGPLQVGDVVFFLPPGSDRPVVHRVVRVMPEGIFTRGDNNSREDEFLLRLEHIQGRVVAAWRGRKRRKIAGGFRGCWTMYWLHRRRLLDRGLSPFLHPLYHALSRRGRIAKWLPASLRPRVVVFRVKGEDQQLLMLRERVIGRYDKRTRQWRILRPFRLLLDEKTLLGWNE; encoded by the coding sequence ATGCGCCAGGCGGGAGTTGATCCGGAGAACGTTCATGGGGATGGTGCAGGCGCGACCATCTTCGCTGCGTATGGCGGCCCCAGCATGAATCCGACCTTGCGCGGGCCGGAAATGATGGAGATCGTACCGTATGGCAACGGGCCGTTGCAGGTCGGCGATGTGGTTTTTTTCCTTCCGCCAGGGTCGGACCGCCCGGTCGTGCACCGCGTTGTCCGAGTGATGCCGGAAGGGATTTTCACGCGCGGGGACAACAACTCCCGTGAAGACGAATTTCTCCTGCGGCTTGAACATATCCAGGGACGAGTGGTGGCGGCCTGGCGTGGACGGAAACGGCGGAAGATCGCCGGAGGATTTCGAGGCTGCTGGACCATGTATTGGCTCCATCGGCGACGCCTCCTTGACCGTGGTTTGTCTCCTTTCCTGCACCCCTTGTATCATGCCCTCTCTCGTCGGGGGAGGATCGCCAAGTGGCTGCCGGCGTCACTCCGGCCACGGGTCGTCGTTTTTCGAGTCAAGGGAGAAGACCAGCAACTGCTTATGTTAAGGGAACGGGTCATCGGACGATACGACAAGCGGACGCGCCAATGGCGGATCCTGCGACCCTTTCGCCTGCTTTTGGATGAAAAAACGCTCCTGGGATGGAACGAATAA
- the scmF gene encoding SynChlorMet cassette radical SAM/SPASM protein ScmF has product MNRLNQLYFYLTEGCNLACRHCWLAPRLDTKGDRYPTLPVDLFETAIREAKPLGLNAVKLTGGEPLLHPRITRLLEIVRREELRLTIETNGMLCTQEIAVEIAKSPRRSVSVSIDGTDAATHEGVRGVKGSFQAACQAVRNLVAAGIRPQVIFSVMRENAGHVEDIVRMAEDLGAASVKFNVVQPTARGETLHRTEKTLSVSELIDLGRYVERELAPKTAVRLFFDYPQAFRALSRIASGEGCGVCGILGILGVTAGGHYALCGIGEHVPDLVFGEVGKDRLADVWREHPVLKSMREGLPGRLEGTCSRCLMKSRCLGSCVAQNYYSEGRLWAPFWFCRQAEEAGLFPMSRMGKKSA; this is encoded by the coding sequence TTGAACCGGCTCAACCAGTTGTACTTCTACCTGACGGAAGGGTGCAACCTCGCCTGCCGCCACTGTTGGCTGGCGCCAAGACTCGATACGAAGGGCGACCGATACCCGACCTTGCCGGTGGATCTTTTCGAGACCGCGATCCGCGAAGCGAAACCTCTGGGCTTGAACGCAGTGAAATTGACGGGCGGAGAACCGTTGCTGCACCCCCGCATCACCCGGTTGCTGGAGATCGTCCGCCGGGAAGAGTTGAGATTGACGATCGAAACCAACGGCATGTTGTGCACGCAGGAGATCGCCGTGGAGATCGCGAAATCGCCCCGGAGGTCCGTTTCCGTGAGCATCGACGGGACGGACGCCGCAACCCACGAGGGGGTGCGTGGTGTGAAGGGGTCGTTCCAGGCTGCCTGTCAGGCAGTGAGAAACTTGGTTGCCGCCGGCATCAGGCCCCAGGTCATATTCTCGGTGATGCGAGAAAACGCAGGGCATGTGGAAGATATCGTGCGCATGGCCGAGGATCTGGGAGCAGCCTCGGTCAAGTTCAACGTGGTGCAACCCACCGCCCGCGGTGAAACGCTTCATCGGACCGAAAAGACCCTGAGTGTCTCCGAACTGATCGACCTGGGACGATATGTGGAACGGGAACTGGCGCCGAAGACCGCCGTGCGGCTCTTTTTCGATTACCCGCAGGCATTTCGAGCCTTGAGCCGGATCGCGAGCGGGGAGGGTTGCGGCGTCTGCGGCATCCTCGGCATCCTCGGCGTCACCGCCGGCGGGCACTATGCTCTGTGCGGGATCGGCGAGCACGTTCCGGACCTGGTCTTCGGCGAGGTGGGGAAGGACCGGCTGGCGGATGTGTGGAGGGAACATCCCGTCCTGAAGTCGATGCGGGAGGGATTGCCCGGCCGGTTGGAAGGGACCTGTTCCCGCTGCCTGATGAAAAGTCGGTGCCTGGGATCATGCGTCGCACAGAACTACTACAGCGAAGGCCGATTGTGGGCTCCGTTCTGGTTCTGCCGGCAGGCGGAAGAGGCCGGTCTCTTCCCCATGTCGCGCATGGGAAAGAAGTCCGCGTAA
- a CDS encoding sigma-54 dependent transcriptional regulator, with protein sequence MADRVLIVEDNDALRVGVRLSLEEAGYAVQEASTGEEAIRKLETEPCHVVITDIRLGDLSGVDILKKAKEVNSEIEVILMTAYATVETAVQALRLGAYDYIQKPFEIEHLLHRVRTALRMGRMRGELEFYQKAEYRNALDGEALVAESRGMKEILSVIRKVAPTPATILITGETGTGKELLATLVHFGSPRAKGPFVKVNCAALHENLLESELFGHERGAFTGAEKLRIGRFEQADKGTIFLDEIGDMSSTTQAKVLRVLQEQEFERLGSSGKSVKVDVRVVTATNKDLRDEVKEGRFRQDLYFRLNVVNLFIPPLRERLDDILPLARFFLNRYAVDFKKKVSGFSPDAIERLRRYAWPGNVRELQNSIERAVLLCDEETIGPHNLTLEGRAEGDAVTSVDSMNLEELERGAIQRALRTTRGVQKDAAELLGITPRVLNYKIQILNIDWKTFRNN encoded by the coding sequence GTGGCCGATAGAGTCCTGATCGTCGAAGACAACGACGCGTTGCGCGTGGGAGTCCGGCTGTCGCTGGAAGAGGCCGGGTATGCCGTGCAGGAAGCCTCCACGGGAGAAGAGGCGATTCGGAAACTCGAGACCGAGCCGTGCCACGTGGTGATCACCGATATACGACTGGGGGATTTAAGCGGCGTCGACATATTGAAAAAGGCGAAGGAGGTCAACTCCGAGATCGAAGTGATCCTGATGACCGCCTACGCCACCGTGGAAACGGCGGTCCAGGCGCTACGGCTCGGGGCGTATGATTACATCCAGAAGCCGTTCGAGATCGAGCACCTGCTGCACCGGGTCCGTACCGCCTTGCGGATGGGCCGGATGCGGGGGGAACTGGAATTCTATCAGAAGGCCGAGTACCGGAACGCTCTCGATGGAGAGGCGCTGGTCGCCGAAAGCCGGGGGATGAAGGAGATCCTTTCGGTGATCAGGAAAGTGGCTCCCACTCCGGCGACGATCTTGATCACGGGAGAGACCGGCACGGGGAAAGAGCTGCTGGCCACGCTCGTCCATTTCGGATCCCCTCGTGCGAAGGGTCCCTTCGTGAAGGTGAATTGCGCCGCGCTGCATGAGAACCTCCTGGAGAGCGAGCTGTTCGGCCACGAGCGGGGCGCGTTCACCGGCGCCGAGAAGCTTCGGATCGGCCGCTTCGAGCAGGCGGACAAGGGGACCATCTTCCTCGACGAGATCGGGGACATGAGTTCCACCACGCAAGCGAAAGTCCTGCGCGTCCTCCAGGAGCAGGAGTTCGAGCGGCTGGGAAGCAGCGGCAAATCCGTCAAGGTGGACGTTCGCGTCGTTACGGCGACGAACAAGGACTTGCGGGACGAGGTCAAGGAGGGACGGTTCCGGCAAGACCTCTACTTCCGGCTCAACGTGGTGAACCTGTTCATCCCGCCCCTGCGGGAGCGGCTGGACGATATTCTTCCTCTGGCACGATTCTTCCTGAACCGGTACGCGGTGGACTTCAAGAAGAAGGTGAGCGGGTTCTCCCCCGACGCGATCGAGAGGCTCCGGCGCTACGCCTGGCCCGGGAACGTGCGGGAACTCCAGAACTCGATCGAGCGGGCGGTGCTCCTCTGCGACGAGGAGACGATCGGTCCCCACAACCTGACCCTGGAAGGACGCGCCGAAGGGGATGCCGTTACGTCGGTGGATTCCATGAACCTCGAGGAGCTGGAGCGGGGGGCGATCCAGCGCGCGCTGCGAACGACGAGGGGAGTCCAGAAGGACGCGGCGGAGCTGCTGGGCATCACTCCGCGGGTGCTGAATTACAAGATCCAGATTCTCAACATCGACTGGAAGACCTTCCGGAATAACTGA